In Solanum lycopersicum chromosome 5, SLM_r2.1, the following are encoded in one genomic region:
- the LOC138348842 gene encoding uncharacterized protein, with amino-acid sequence MLSQIVVIQVGQQREARQEGADISRIREFLRMNPQSITGSSTNEDPVNFTKELKKVFKCERKISCAYRDGSSGCLKCGQNGHFMRECPMNKHVNTNGGNRAQSSSVAPPYKAAPRGTTYGTGGGTNNLYTLKSPRSRGLARCCE; translated from the exons ATGCTTAGTCAGATTGTGGTTATTCAGGTTGGTCAGCAAAGAGAAGCTCGACAAGAAGGGGCTGATATTTCAAGGATTCGTGagttcttgaggatgaatccccAAAGTATCACTGGTTCGAGCACTAATGAGGATCCAGTGAACTTCACTAAGGAACTGAAAAAGGTATTCAAG TGTGAGAGGAAAATATCATGTGCTTATCGTGATGGCTCCAGTGGTTGTCTCAAGTGTGGTCAGAATGGGCATTTCATGCGAGAGTGTCCAATGAACAAGCACGTAAATACTAATGGAGGAAACAGAGCCCAGTCTTCATCGGTTGCTCCACCATACAAGGCTGCACCTAGGGGAACTACTTATGGTACTGGCGGAGGAACAAACAACTTGTATACTCTAAAATCGCCGAGATCAAGAGGATTGGCCAGATGTTGTGAATAG
- the LOC138348843 gene encoding uncharacterized protein yields MYKEKLKDLLDKGFIRPSVSSWGALVLFVRKKDGSLRMCIDYHQLNKVTTKNKYPLPRIDDLFNKLLGASCFSKVDLRSGYHQLKIWRHYLYGVHVDIFNDHKSLQYVFTQKELNLSQRRWLELLMNYDISILYYLGKANVVANVLNRLMDFTEGGIVVTNGDESSLVSEVKEKHDRVPILLVMKESVHNQRILDFEQGGDGVMKYQGRLCVRKVDELQERILEEDHSSRMTQSANFLPEKTTYSADDDAKLYLQYVRLHGVPVSIISNRGAQLTAQF; encoded by the exons ATGTATAAGGAGAAATTGAAGGATTTgttagataaaggttttatcCGACCTAGTGTCTCATCTTGGGGTGCTCTGGTCTTGTTTGTTagaaagaaggatgggtccctcaggatgtgtatagactaccatcagttgaataaggtgaccaccaagaacaaatatcctcttccaaggatagatgatcttttcAATAAACTTCTGGGTGCTTCTTGCTTTTCCAAGGTTGACCTTCGATCAggctatcatcagttgaaa ATATGGcgtcactacttgtatggtgttcatgtggatatATTCAATGATCACAAGAGCCTCCAATATGTCTTCACTCAGAAAGAGCTCAACCTCAGTCagagaaggtggttggaattactCATGAATTATGACATTAGTATTCTTTACTACCtgggtaaggctaatgtggttgctaATGTCTTAAACAG ACTTATGGACTTCACAGAAGGAGGCATAGTGGTGACCAATGGGGatgaatcatcattagtgtcagaGGTGAAAGAAAAGCATGACCGAGTCCCTATTTTGCTTGTTATGAAGGAAAGTGTCCATAACCAAAGAATATTGGactttgaacaagggggagatggtgtgatgaagtatcaaggtagattaTGTGTACGTAAGGTGGATgaactccaagagaggatcttGGAGGAGGATCATAGCTCCAG AATGACACAATCAGCCAATTTCTTACCGGAAAAGACTACTTATTCGGCCGATGATGATGCAAAGTTGTACCTTCAATAtgtaagacttcatggagttccaGTATCTATTATTTCcaatagaggtgcacaattaaCTGCACAGTTCTGA